A region from the Mya arenaria isolate MELC-2E11 chromosome 2, ASM2691426v1 genome encodes:
- the LOC128203177 gene encoding uncharacterized protein LOC128203177 — translation MKMLGYFLVAMCVGISFVQGATYMKAAETERVYGRLVSFCTHKGVRLLRKSVIKDYDDCMVCICTKAGLDCSDMAIRISARSESPCENVLIGCKNRWVLKADRSRRCPKKMIPTDVVGVGK, via the exons ATGAAAATGCTAGGATATTTTCTGGTAGCTATGTGTGTGGGCATTAGCTTTGTGCAAGGAGCGACATACATGAAGGCAGCTGAAACAGAGAGAG TATATGgccgtcttgtgtcattttgcaCGCACAAGGGTGTGCGATTGTTGCGGAAGTCTGTCATCAAGGACTACGACGACTGTATGGTGTGCATCTGTACCAAGGCCGGCCTCGATTGTTCTGA TATGGCAATACGCATTTCCGCTCGAAGCGAATCTCCATGTGAAAACGTCCTGATCGGCTGCAAAAATAGGTGGGTGCTGAAGGCTGACCGAAGCAGGAGATGTCCAAAGAAAATGATTCCGACGGATGTCGTTGGGGTTGGGAAATAG
- the LOC128221063 gene encoding nose resistant to fluoxetine protein 6-like produces MAGVHLNLLFAFIVISTTCNGDITPELNKVLGFYTERNSSFSMQGSGNIEHFANVNSILDQIHHVDLSDLIKHLDYNILVKGIGEHCLNDTLFLGNKLQMNTALSFIDAMGKPHSGILKGSTFWAGDMQECSDIPEIKNAGTNEIFHGKYMVASIFTNERAIAALGVCVPSSCNETDTPQLMNLGILALKTYVPQLKNVSIAVSQPAYGVESEPLDAGAKTYLVIVGILASVVMISTVVDYCCTKWKTRIEISDLDGSEKYTDLHEGDDRTGLITGELSSTVSDIRINSAKHSFLKFVKVFSVFSNGKKLFGTETASGPLACLNGIRVVSMWWVIQGHVYAFVVYFSDNTVDAAEIVKRFSFQPIMNGTYSVDSFFFLSGLLVAYLAVKQLKERQSMNWAYYVLHRYWRLTPMYAFVIFFYGYVYLYTVYGPWSFIKKVKPAPGQPSLTDGMNYCKKYWWTNLLYINNFYPNYGDLGKSCLGWGWYLANDMQFYLFIGPLMLVPVWLSFTYFQHGIKARVLRISAIAISVLLIFACIFIRMGLVLYYGIYDELNGAATKHKDDPYAQHGPLYGRPYARWSVYVIGLLTGYLLAMKNNRIRIHRLLALLGWCVAIASGLAVVYGQYYYNHNVSIDPTKSPHMTKTQAVFYISLGRAVWGLCLAWIVVACVSGNGGPVSDILSWKIWAPLGRLTYAAYLVHPIVIVNYYTNVSTPFHIGDLEMVYVFVANLVFSYGLGFLVSMVFEAPMIQLEKFVLESTMVTDFGSRFNDTLSNIRMRCQRKPVNGDL; encoded by the coding sequence ATGGCGGGAGTACATCTAAATCTTCTTTTTGCGTTTATCGTAATTTCGACTACGTGCAATGGAGATATAACACCGGAGTTGAACAAAGTGTTAGGGTTTTATACAGAAAGAAACAGTTCATTCAGTATGCAAGGAAGTggaaatattgaacatttcgCAAACGTAAATTCGATACTTGATCAAATACACCATGTGGATTTATCTGATCTTATAAAGCATTTGGACTATAATATTCTTGTCAAAGGAATCGGAGAGCATTGTTTAAACGACACACTGTTTCTCGGAAATAAGCTTCAGATGAACACTGCTTTATCCTTTATTGACGCAATGGGAAAGCCACATTCTGGTATTCTTAAAGGCAGCACATTTTGGGCTGGCGATATGCAAGAATGCTCTGATATTCCTGAGATAAAAAATGCAGGTACAAACGAAATATTCCACGGGAAATACATGGTTGCAAGCATTTTCACCAACGAACGGGCCATAGCTGCACTTGGTGTGTGTGTACCATCATCTTGTAATGAAACAGATACGCCTCAGCTAATGAACCTAGGAATACTAGCACTAAAAACGTACGTACCTCAGCTAAAAAACGTGAGCATCGCCGTGAGCCAGCCCGCGTATGGAGTTGAAAGCGAACCGTTAGATGCCGGCGCAAAGACATATCTTGTTATTGTTGGTATTCTGGCATCTGTTGTTATGATTTCGACGGTTGTAGACTACTGTTGCACAAAATGGAAAACTAGAATCGAGATTTCAGACTTGGATGGATCGGAAAAATACACAGATCTGCACGAAGGAGACGATCGAACCGGACTTATTACAGGAGAACTTTCTTCGACAGTATCAGATATCAGAATCAATTCTGCGAAacactcatttttaaaatttgtgaaGGTGTTTTCTGTATTCTCTAATGGCAAGAAACTTTTTGGAACGGAAACTGCCTCTGGACCTTTAGCGTGTCTGAACGGAATTCGAGTTGTGAGCATGTGGTGGGTCATACAGGGACATGTCTATGCTTTTGTTGTATACTTTTCAGACAATACGGTAGATGCTGCTGAAATTGTTAAGCGCTTTTCATTTCAGCCGATCATGAATGGAACGTACTCTGTTGATAGTTTCTTCTTCCTTAGTGGTCTTTTGGTTGCGTATCTAGCTGTGAAACAGCTCAAAGAAAGACAGTCAATGAACTGGgcatattatgttttacatCGCTATTGGCGCCTTACTCCCATGTATGCTTTTGTAATTTTCTTCTATGGCTACGTTTACTTGTACACAGTGTACGGACCGTGGTCGTTCATCAAAAAGGTAAAGCCTGCTCCTGGCCAACCTTCGCTAACAGATGGAATGAATTATTGTAAGAAGTATTGGTGGACCAATCTGTTATACATTAACAACTTCTACCCAAATTACGGTGATCTCGGAAAATCTTGTCTGGGATGGGGCTGGTATTTAGCAAATGATATGCAGTTTTACTTATTCATTGGTCCATTGATGTTGGTTCCAGTTTGGCTAAGTTTTACATACTTTCAACACGGCATTAAAGCACGAGTTCTTCGAATTTCAGCTATTGCTATATCAGTCTTATTGATatttgcatgtatatttatCCGAATGGGATTGGTTCTGTACTACGGCATTTATGATGAACTAAATGGTGCTGCTACAAAGCATAAGGACGACCCATACGCCCAACATGGTCCACTGTATGGACGTCCATATGCTCGCTGGTCAGTGTACGTTATTGGGCTTTTGACTGGCTATCTCCTCGCTATGAAAAACAACCGGATAAGGATACACCGCCTCCTTGCTCTTCTAGGCTGGTGTGTTGCCATTGCATCAGGTTTGGCTGTCGTATATGGCCAATACTATTATAACCATAACGTAAGTATCGACCCCACAAAAAGTCCTCACATGACAAAGACACAAGCGGTGTTCTACATATCACTTGGTAGAGCGGTTTGGGGACTATGTTTGGCATGGATAGTGGTTGCTTGTGTCTCTGGAAACGGTGGTCCAGTGAGTGACATTCTGTCATGGAAAATCTGGGCGCCTCTTGGTCGGCTTACATACGCGGCCTATCTGGTACATCCTATAGTAATAGTTAACTATTATACAAACGTGTCGACGCCTTTCCATATAGGGGACTTAGAGATGGTGTATGTCTTTGTCGCCAACTTGGTCTTCTCGTATGGGTTAGGATTTTTGGTTTCTATGGTGTTTGAGGCCCCCATGATTCAGCTTGAGAAGTTCGTCTTGGAATCCACCATGGTAACCGACTTTGGATCACGGTTCAATGACACTTTATCTAATATTCGTATGCGCTGTCAAAGAAAACCCGTAAATGGAGACTTATAA
- the LOC128222293 gene encoding nose resistant to fluoxetine protein 6-like, translated as MAAVHLNLLFAFIVIVTACHGDITPELDKVFGIYTERNSSFSIQGSGNIQDFANVNLIIDQLHHVDLYDLMKQFGHDNNALVKGIGEHCFSDTLFLLKNIQLQTALSFIDAMGKPPSGILKGSTFWAGDMQECSDIPGIKNAGTNETFNGKYMVVSIFTNERAISALGVCVPSSCNETDTPQLMNLGILALKTYVPQLKNVSIAVTQPAYGVESEPLDAGAKTYLVIVGILASVVMISTVVDYCCTKWKTRTEISDLDGSEKYTDLHEGDDRTGLITGELSSTVSDIRINSAKHSFLKFVKVFSIFSNGKKLFGTETASGPLACLNGIRVVSMWWVIQGHVYAFVVYFSDNTADVADIVKRFSFQPILNGTYSVDSFFFLSGLLVAYLAVKQLRARQSMNWAYYVLHRYWRLTPMYAFVIFFYGYVYLYTLYGPWSFIKKVKSTPGQPSLTDGMDYCKKYWWTNLLYINNFYPNYGDLGKSCLGWGWYLANDMQFYLFIGPLMLIPVWLSFTYFQHGIKARVLRISAIAISVLLIFACIFIRMGLVLYYGIYDELTGAATKHKDDPYAQHGPLYGRPYARWSVYVIGLLTGYLLAMKNNRIRIHRLLALLGWCVAIASGLAVIYGQYYYNEHFSIDPTKPGPHMTKTQAVFYISLGRAVWGLCLAWIVVACVSGNGGPVSDILSWKIWAPLGRLTYAAYLVHPIVIFHYYLNLSKPFHIADLEMVYAFVANLVLSYGLAFLVSMVCEAPMIQLEKFVLESTMVTQFGSRFNEVWSNMRMRCQRKIVNGDL; from the coding sequence ATGGCGGCTGTACATTTAAATCTTCTTTTCGCGTTTATCGTAATTGTGACTGCTTGCCATGGAGATATAACACCGGAGTTGGACAAAGTGTTCGGGATTTATACAGAAAGAAACAGCTCATTCAGTATACAAGGAAGTGGAAACATTCAGGATTTCGCTAATGTGAATTTGATAATAGATCAACTACATCATGTggatttatatgatttaatgaAGCAGTTTGGACACGACAATAATGCACTTGTCAAAGGCATTGGAGAGCATTGCTTCAGCGACACACTGTTTCTCTTGAAAAATATTCAGTTGCAAACTGCTTTATCTTTTATAGACGCAATGGGAAAGCCACCTTCCGGTATTCTTAAAGGCAGCACATTTTGGGCTGGGGATATGCAAGAATGCTCTGATATTCCTGGAATAAAAAATGCAGGTACAAACGAAACATTCAATGGGAAATACATGGTTGTGAGCATCTTCACCAACGAACGGGCCATATCTGCACTTGGTGTGTGTGTACCATCATCTTGTAATGAAACAGATACGCCTCAGCTAATGAACCTAGGAATACTAGCACTAAAAACGTACGTACCTCAGCTAAAAAACGTGAGCATCGCCGTGACCCAGCCCGCGTATGGAGTTGAAAGCGAACCGTTAGATGCCGGCGCAAAGACATATCTTGTTATTGTTGGTATTCTGGCATCTGTTGTTATGATTTCGACGGTTGTAGACTACTGTTGCACAAAATGGAAAACTAGAACCGAGATTTCAGACTTGGATGGATCGGAAAAATACACAGATCTGCACGAAGGAGACGATCGAACCGGACTTATTACAGGAGAACTTTCTTCGACAGTATCAGATATCAGAATCAATTCTGCGAAacactcatttttaaaatttgtgaaGGTGTTTTCTATATTCTCTAATGGCAAGAAACTTTTTGGAACGGAAACTGCCTCTGGACCTTTAGCGTGTCTGAACGGAATTCGAGTTGTGAGCATGTGGTGGGTCATACAGGGACATGTCTATGCATTTGTTGTATACTTTTCAGACAATACGGCTGATGTTGCTGATATTGTTAAGCGCTTTTCATTTCAGCCGATTTTGAATGGAACGTACTCTGTTGATAGTTTCTTCTTCCTTAGTGGTCTTTTGGTTGCTTATCTAGCTGTGAAACAGCTGAGAGCAAGACAGTCGATGAACTGGgcatattatgttttacatCGCTATTGGCGCCTTACTCCCATGTATGCTTTTGTAATTTTCTTCTATGGCTACGTTTACTTGTACACATTGTACGGACCGTGGTCGTTcatcaaaaaagtaaaatctaCTCCAGGCCAACCTTCACTAACAGACGGAATGGACTATTGTAAGAAGTATTGGTGGACCAATCTGTTATACATTAACAACTTCTACCCAAATTACGGTGATCTCGGAAAATCTTGTCTGGGATGGGGCTGGTATTTAGCAAATGATATGCAGTTTTACTTATTCATTGGTCCATTGATGTTGATTCCAGTTTGGCTTAGTTTTACATACTTTCAACACGGCATTAAAGCACGAGTTCTTCGTATTTCAGCCATTGCTATATCAGTCTTATTGATatttgcatgtatatttatCAGAATGGGACTTGTTCTTTACTACGGCATTTATGATGAACTAACTGGTGCTGCTACAAAGCATAAGGACGACCCATACGCCCAACATGGTCCACTGTATGGACGACCATATGCTCGCTGGTCAGTGTACGTTATTGGGTTATTGACTGGCTATCTCCTCGCTATGAAAAACAACCGGATAAGGATACACCGCCTCCTTGCTCTTCTAGGCTGGTGTGTTGCGATTGCATCAGGTTTGGCTGTCATATATGGCCAGTACTATTATAACGAACACTTTAGTATCGACCCCACAAAACCTGGACCTCACATGACAAAGACACAAGCGGTGTTCTACATTTCACTTGGTAGAGCGGTTTGGGGACTATGTTTGGCATGGATAGTGGTTGCTTGTGTCTCTGGAAACGGTGGTCCAGTAAGTGACATTCTGTCTTGGAAAATATGGGCACCTCTTGGTCGGCTTACCTACGCGGCCTATTTGGTACATCCTATAGTTATCTTTCACTATTACCTTAATCTGTCCAAGCCCTTTCACATAGCCGACTTGGAGATGGTGTATGCCTTTGTCGCCAACTTGGTTCTTTCGTATGGGTTGGCATTCTTGGTTTCTATGGTGTGTGAGGCCCCCATGATTCAGCTTGAGAAGTTCGTCTTGGAATCCACCATGGTAACCCAATTTGGATCACGGTTCAATGAGGTTTGGTCTAATATGCGCATGCGTTGTCAGAGAAAAATCGTAAATGGAGACTTGTGA